One genomic window of Solanum dulcamara chromosome 10, daSolDulc1.2, whole genome shotgun sequence includes the following:
- the LOC129869795 gene encoding uncharacterized protein LOC129869795 — MVKLNIDESGLDNPGKIGAVGILRDHKGNLIYVFATTLEVGSNNQAEVQATSFGISWCIQHGYIRVILEIDLELVVIWLKKESNLPWRIIQHISELQELVRILDQFQCKHVYREANFPTNTLSKYIHRIDTTHHIYTYKNLP, encoded by the coding sequence ATGGTGAAGCTTAACATTGATGAGAGTGGTTTAGATAACCCTGGCAAGATTGGAGCAGTAGGCATTTTAAGAGATCACAAGGGAAACTTAATTTATGTCTTTGCTACTACCTTAGAAGTGGGTTCAaacaaccaagcagaggtgCAGGCCACTTCTTTTGGCATTAgttggtgcattcaacatggctaTATCAGGGTCATTCTTGAGATTGATTTAGAACTGGTGGTTATATGGCTAAAGAAGGAAAGCAACTTACCTTGGAGAATCATTCAACACATCTCAGAACTCCAAGAATTGGTCAGGATACTTGATCAATTCCAATGCAAACATGTGTACAGGGAGGCAAATTTTCCAACAAATACTCTCTCAAAATACATCCACAGAATCGATACCACTCACCACATCTATACTTACAAGAATCTACCATAA